CTGTATGGCGAGATTTCCGGGATGATGTAGCCTTCATACCCGATCTCACGCAACGCTTCCACCACGCGGTTCCATGGGATATCGCCAGCGAGCAGCGGCACGAAACCTGTGATGTTGCCTGTCGACGTCTTGAAATCTTTGACGTGAATAGCTTGGATTCTCTTACCCAAAATGCGAATCCATTGCTCAGGAAAACCGAATTGCAGGACGTTGCCTATATCAAAATAAGCGCCTACCCAAGGACTGTCTACTTCATCGATCAAGCGGGCCATCTCCAGTGGACTGAGCAAAAACTTGTTCCACACGTTTTCTACCCCGATGTATACCTGATGCTGCTCCGCCTTTTTCGCCAAACGCTGCAATGCTTCACGCGCCCGCTCGTAGGCCGTAGCATACGACACCTCAGCCGTTACGAGACCTGGGACGACGAGAACGGTCCGTGAGCCAAAAATACTTGCCGCCTCTATCATTTTCTCGACAACACGAATGCCTTGCTCGCGGATCGCTTCCTCATTATGTGTCAACGGATATTTCCATAAAAGGGCAGTAGAAACGCTTGGCAGCTCCAAACCGAGCTCACGAGCCTCGTCTGCCAGCCCCTTCCATTCCTGCTCTGTCATCTCTAGATGAAAGGGTGCATCTCCCTCGTCCAAATTCAGTTCTACCCCTTGATAGCCATGCGCTTTCGCCTGGCGAAACATTTCTTGTACGCTCGTTTCCTTTGGGAAGCACCAAGCATTGATTCCCTTTTGAAAAGCCATGCGCCTCACTCCCCTTTTCTCAAAATAGTGACAGGCTTTCCTTCTTGTGCCGACTGATTCGCTGCCAATGTTACTTCTAGCGTCTTTCTCGCTGATTCATACGGCGACAGAATCAAGCTGCGATCCCCTGTCAAAATCGCTGTAATAAACGCTCGATCTTGCTCCACGTACATATCCACTGTGCTCTCTTGAGTACGTGCTCCCTGCTCATCCATGATCGCTAATTGCTTCCCGTCGATCATGACGCGGAAATCTTTACCCAAGATTTCTACATTTGTACGGTGATCCTGCTGGATGAAGCACGTATCCAGATGTCCTAGCGCCCCTGACTGAAACACCATACTGATGGATGTCACGTCTGGAATATCGATGTTTGGAATGTCACGCGAGGCGAGCAAGGCCATCTGCGCATAGACCTTCTCGATATCTCCGGCCAAATACCGCATCATGTCCAATGTATGTGTCGCCTGCTCGACAAGCTGTCCGCCTGACTTGCCCATTTCCCTCCACCAAGGTGTCGTGACGAACTTAGTCAAATAATGGCCACGAACGAGTGCAATCGGCTTGCCTTCCAAGTACGCTTTTGCTTCCTGCACGATATCGAGATAGCGTAGGCAATAGCCAGTCGCGGTGATAATCCCTGCCTTTTCAATCGCTGCTTGCTTTTCGTTCACTTTCTGTATGTCCAGCCCAATTGGCTTTTCCACAAACAGATGAATGCCTT
This genomic stretch from Brevibacillus sp. DP1.3A harbors:
- a CDS encoding Gfo/Idh/MocA family protein codes for the protein MSVRVGMIGVGGIGQHHLKGLLTDERVKVVAVCDVNQEAAAETAERIGAHGYTSWRELVEAEKLDALFVCVPPFAHEEIEETAAAKGIHLFVEKPIGLDIQKVNEKQAAIEKAGIITATGYCLRYLDIVQEAKAYLEGKPIALVRGHYLTKFVTTPWWREMGKSGGQLVEQATHTLDMMRYLAGDIEKVYAQMALLASRDIPNIDIPDVTSISMVFQSGALGHLDTCFIQQDHRTNVEILGKDFRVMIDGKQLAIMDEQGARTQESTVDMYVEQDRAFITAILTGDRSLILSPYESARKTLEVTLAANQSAQEGKPVTILRKGE
- a CDS encoding sugar phosphate isomerase/epimerase, coding for MAFQKGINAWCFPKETSVQEMFRQAKAHGYQGVELNLDEGDAPFHLEMTEQEWKGLADEARELGLELPSVSTALLWKYPLTHNEEAIREQGIRVVEKMIEAASIFGSRTVLVVPGLVTAEVSYATAYERAREALQRLAKKAEQHQVYIGVENVWNKFLLSPLEMARLIDEVDSPWVGAYFDIGNVLQFGFPEQWIRILGKRIQAIHVKDFKTSTGNITGFVPLLAGDIPWNRVVEALREIGYEGYIIPEISPYSQLPEQLIAHTSQALDAIFQS